In Pseudovibrio brasiliensis, the following are encoded in one genomic region:
- the grpE gene encoding nucleotide exchange factor GrpE — translation MTMSDQDKTPQAEEQMNPEAVVEEAASANGAEQAEAAVEVDPIEALQAENAALKDRALRTMAEMENLRRRTEKEVKDAKAYAVAGFARDMLVVNDNLGRAIEALPDDARENDDNLKALVEGVEMVEREMLNHLEKHGVKRLSPEGEKFNPHFHQAMFEVPNTEVPNNTVVQVVQAGYVIGERVLRPAMVGVSKGGPKVAPVADKAAEPGSTIDKEA, via the coding sequence ATGACGATGAGCGATCAAGACAAAACTCCGCAGGCAGAAGAGCAGATGAATCCGGAAGCTGTGGTTGAGGAAGCTGCGAGTGCCAATGGTGCTGAGCAGGCAGAAGCTGCTGTGGAAGTAGATCCAATCGAAGCACTGCAGGCTGAAAACGCTGCCCTGAAAGACCGCGCTCTGCGCACCATGGCGGAAATGGAAAACCTACGCCGCCGGACTGAAAAAGAAGTCAAAGACGCAAAAGCATACGCTGTCGCTGGTTTTGCCCGCGATATGCTGGTTGTGAACGACAACCTTGGTCGTGCAATCGAAGCGCTGCCTGATGATGCGCGTGAGAACGACGATAACCTGAAGGCGCTGGTGGAAGGCGTTGAAATGGTCGAGCGCGAAATGCTCAACCACCTGGAAAAGCACGGCGTGAAGCGCCTGTCTCCAGAAGGTGAAAAGTTCAACCCACACTTCCATCAGGCGATGTTTGAAGTGCCGAACACCGAAGTTCCAAACAACACCGTTGTTCAGGTTGTTCAGGCTGGCTACGTCATCGGCGAGCGCGTCCTGCGCCCTGCAATGGTCGGCGTTTCCAAAGGCGGCCCAAAAGTAGCTCCAGTTGCCGACAAAGCAGCAGAGCCAGGCTCCACAATCGACAAAGAAGCCTAA
- a CDS encoding trimeric intracellular cation channel family protein produces the protein MHSEIWQYLDFLGVAVFAVTGGLVAARLRQDFIAFLFFCSLTGIGGGTLRDTLLDVPVFWIEDESYLYVCLIVSIGMWFFAHRVEAWGRPLRWLDAVGVAAYSVMGAAKAISLGDTAAIAVLMGVASATFGGILRDIIAGQPSALLQREIYLAAALAGATTYTAVLMVTGGSNLAAALGFAVAMILRGGAIARDWHLPSYAPPRKKDLEDLD, from the coding sequence ATGCATTCTGAGATCTGGCAGTATCTGGACTTTTTGGGCGTGGCCGTGTTCGCCGTAACGGGCGGACTGGTTGCTGCACGTCTGCGTCAGGATTTTATCGCGTTTCTGTTCTTCTGCTCCTTAACGGGCATCGGTGGTGGAACCCTGCGCGATACGCTTCTGGATGTGCCAGTTTTCTGGATCGAAGACGAGAGCTACCTCTATGTCTGCCTTATCGTTTCCATCGGTATGTGGTTCTTTGCTCATAGAGTTGAAGCATGGGGCCGCCCGTTGCGTTGGCTTGATGCGGTGGGTGTTGCTGCCTACTCTGTGATGGGCGCTGCGAAGGCAATCTCACTGGGTGATACGGCTGCTATTGCTGTTCTCATGGGGGTTGCGAGCGCCACATTTGGTGGAATCCTGCGAGATATCATCGCCGGTCAACCCTCCGCGCTCCTGCAAAGAGAGATCTATCTCGCAGCTGCCCTTGCTGGCGCGACCACGTACACCGCTGTGCTGATGGTAACAGGAGGTAGCAATCTTGCAGCTGCTCTTGGCTTCGCTGTTGCGATGATCTTACGTGGTGGTGCTATCGCGAGAGACTGGCACCTGCCGAGCTACGCACCGCCAAGAAAGAAAGACCTTGAGGATCTCGACTAA
- a CDS encoding ornithine cyclodeaminase family protein, which translates to MRIITAQEIEEVMNFRDLLETLRRAFRVGAVAPSPLTQRIARPTGFDDGSLTISSAWHDFAAQDTIERGFIGTRIESSLPGSQEHQSPSVAGVYLLQSGKTGTPLALLDGKALVNWRTAATSALASSYLSREDSSRLLMVGAGSLAPYLIEAHASVRSIKEVLVWNRSPAGAQQLVEAMQGQAFTISATTDLGGAVRGADIVCCATSTHTPLIKGEWLQEGTHLDLVGSTHADQRECDNEVISQARLFLDSYDTTPTTAGELQEPLADGVLSLQDIASDLAELCQGDRAGRRFYEQITLFKSTGTALADLAAAGHVYLRV; encoded by the coding sequence ATGCGGATCATCACTGCTCAGGAAATTGAGGAGGTGATGAACTTTCGTGATCTTCTTGAAACGCTGAGACGTGCTTTTCGTGTTGGTGCGGTGGCCCCTTCCCCGCTCACACAAAGAATTGCACGTCCTACCGGCTTTGACGACGGCTCTCTCACCATTTCCTCCGCATGGCATGACTTTGCAGCTCAGGACACCATTGAGCGCGGGTTTATTGGAACGCGGATCGAAAGCTCGCTTCCGGGCTCTCAGGAACATCAATCCCCCAGTGTTGCAGGTGTTTACCTCTTGCAGTCCGGCAAGACCGGAACTCCACTTGCGTTGCTCGATGGCAAAGCGCTGGTGAACTGGCGTACGGCGGCCACATCGGCGCTGGCTTCTTCCTACCTGTCTCGTGAAGATTCCTCTCGCCTGCTGATGGTGGGGGCTGGCAGTCTTGCACCGTATCTGATTGAAGCGCACGCTTCTGTGCGGTCTATCAAGGAGGTTCTGGTGTGGAACCGGAGTCCTGCCGGGGCTCAGCAGCTGGTGGAGGCCATGCAGGGCCAAGCCTTTACGATTTCAGCCACAACGGATCTGGGAGGGGCTGTTCGTGGGGCTGATATCGTTTGCTGTGCGACCAGCACGCATACGCCGCTCATCAAAGGCGAATGGCTTCAGGAAGGCACGCATCTGGATCTGGTAGGCTCCACCCATGCGGATCAGCGGGAGTGCGATAATGAGGTGATTTCGCAGGCGCGACTGTTCCTCGATAGCTATGACACGACACCGACGACTGCCGGAGAGCTGCAGGAGCCGCTGGCGGATGGGGTGTTGAGCCTGCAAGACATTGCGTCTGATCTGGCGGAGCTGTGTCAGGGAGACCGGGCGGGGCGTCGCTTCTACGAACAGATCACGCTGTTCAAATCCACGGGCACCGCGCTGGCTGATCTGGCCGCCGCGGGGCACGTTTATCTGCGCGTTTAA
- a CDS encoding LapA family protein has product MARFLRNLLLIPIAALLVVLAVANRHSTLISLNPFNPEDPMLTFNIPVFWLLFGAVGLGVMLGGVATWMRQGRFRKEARVQRREANQLKHEADSLRKVAQGDIAPGLPSPDHKKAA; this is encoded by the coding sequence TTGGCTCGTTTCCTTCGGAACCTGCTGCTTATCCCTATAGCAGCTCTACTTGTTGTACTCGCGGTTGCGAACCGGCATTCCACGCTGATTTCGCTTAACCCCTTTAATCCAGAGGATCCGATGTTGACCTTCAACATCCCGGTGTTCTGGTTACTGTTTGGCGCTGTTGGACTGGGCGTGATGCTTGGTGGTGTGGCGACCTGGATGCGACAAGGCCGTTTCCGCAAGGAAGCTCGCGTACAGCGGCGGGAAGCGAACCAGCTTAAACATGAAGCGGATTCACTGCGTAAGGTGGCACAGGGTGACATTGCACCTGGCCTGCCATCACCAGACCATAAAAAGGCAGCCTAA
- a CDS encoding integration host factor subunit beta, whose translation MIKSELVQTIAERNPHLYQRDVENIVNAILDEVTEALMRGDRVELRGFGAFSVKNRPARVGRNPRTGQKVEVGEKFVPFFKTGKEMRERLNDGTDHGED comes from the coding sequence ATGATTAAATCGGAATTAGTACAGACTATTGCGGAGCGTAATCCGCATCTCTATCAGCGTGATGTAGAGAATATCGTAAACGCCATTCTTGATGAAGTTACCGAAGCGCTGATGCGCGGTGACCGCGTTGAGCTGCGTGGCTTTGGTGCGTTCTCCGTGAAGAACCGCCCTGCTCGCGTGGGACGCAACCCAAGAACTGGCCAGAAAGTTGAAGTTGGCGAAAAGTTCGTTCCGTTCTTCAAAACCGGCAAAGAAATGCGCGAACGGCTGAACGACGGCACGGATCACGGCGAAGACTGA
- the sppA gene encoding signal peptide peptidase SppA, with the protein MSLDSDVLIDRRRLRRKVSFWRVVSFLALAALLLWGGAEATGLGELARSEKHIARIEISGPITYDRRQLEMLEAIAKDDTVQGVIVSINSPGGTTSGGEALYNALRKIAEKKPVTASITTLGASAAYLSAIASDHLVAQYTSLTGSIGVLFQYGNAKGLLDKIGVEMDAIKSAPLKAEPNFYEPATPEVKEALQDLIDDTYMWFVGLVAERRGLSQERALQLANGQVYTGHQAKGLELIDEIGGEQAAHQWLIEKKGLSSDLKIIDWKPESDERTLPFPANLLGFLGSENQNLIVSLLKTAKSVVDSSLPLDGLVSVWQAPDAATVSALGGAKHD; encoded by the coding sequence ATGAGTCTAGACAGTGACGTTCTTATTGATCGTAGGCGCCTGAGACGTAAAGTTTCATTCTGGCGTGTCGTTAGTTTTTTAGCACTGGCAGCATTGCTGTTGTGGGGTGGCGCTGAGGCAACCGGCCTTGGAGAGCTTGCCCGATCCGAAAAACATATTGCTCGCATCGAAATCAGCGGACCGATCACCTATGATCGCCGCCAGTTGGAAATGCTTGAAGCAATTGCCAAGGATGACACCGTGCAGGGCGTCATCGTTTCCATTAATTCCCCAGGTGGCACCACATCCGGCGGTGAAGCGCTGTATAACGCGCTGCGCAAGATTGCTGAGAAGAAGCCTGTGACAGCGTCCATCACGACGCTTGGCGCTTCCGCTGCTTATCTTTCTGCTATCGCCAGTGACCACCTTGTTGCTCAATACACCTCTTTGACCGGCTCAATTGGTGTTCTCTTCCAATACGGTAACGCGAAGGGCCTGCTCGACAAGATTGGTGTTGAGATGGATGCGATCAAAAGCGCGCCATTGAAAGCTGAACCAAACTTTTATGAGCCAGCCACGCCAGAAGTGAAGGAAGCCTTGCAAGACCTGATCGACGATACTTATATGTGGTTCGTTGGGCTGGTTGCAGAACGCAGAGGCCTTTCCCAGGAGCGTGCGCTTCAGCTCGCCAATGGTCAGGTTTACACCGGACACCAGGCAAAAGGGCTGGAGCTGATCGACGAGATTGGCGGCGAACAGGCTGCGCATCAGTGGCTTATTGAGAAAAAAGGGCTTTCCAGTGATTTGAAAATTATCGACTGGAAACCAGAATCAGACGAACGGACACTCCCGTTCCCTGCAAATTTATTAGGCTTTTTGGGTAGTGAGAACCAGAATTTGATAGTCTCACTTCTCAAAACAGCAAAAAGTGTCGTAGATTCAAGCCTACCGCTTGACGGTCTCGTGTCTGTTTGGCAGGCTCCGGATGCGGCAACAGTCTCAGCACTTGGGGGGGCAAAGCATGATTAA
- a CDS encoding chorismate mutase, giving the protein MKTSARECQNMAQIRAEIDRLDSELITLFAERWTYITRAAEIKKPIGLAARIESRVEEVASNVKAHAREAGLNEKTYETMWRHLMESAIAHEEDLMEAEENVK; this is encoded by the coding sequence ATGAAAACCTCTGCTCGTGAATGTCAGAACATGGCTCAGATCCGCGCTGAAATTGATCGCCTGGATTCCGAGCTTATCACCCTGTTTGCAGAGCGCTGGACGTACATTACCCGCGCTGCGGAAATCAAAAAACCGATTGGCCTTGCTGCCCGCATTGAAAGCCGCGTTGAAGAGGTGGCCAGCAATGTGAAGGCGCATGCCCGCGAAGCCGGACTGAACGAGAAAACCTACGAGACGATGTGGCGGCACCTGATGGAAAGTGCGATTGCGCACGAAGAAGACCTGATGGAAGCAGAGGAAAACGTAAAATAA
- a CDS encoding SDR family oxidoreductase, giving the protein MSDLKVALVVAGGSGMGAAAARKLAEDGYKVAILSSSGKGEKLAEELGGVGVTGSNLETADLQRLVDAAMEKWGRIDTVVSSAGHGPKGPILELTDEDWARGMDFYLMNVVRITRLVTPIMEAQGKGSFVNISTYALFEPEELFPTSGVFRAGLAAFTKLFADKYAASNIRMNNVLPGFIDSLPEKEERRNRIPMGRYGTSQEVADLISFLAGDTSSYMTGQNIRIDGGITRSI; this is encoded by the coding sequence ATGAGTGATTTGAAAGTCGCGCTTGTTGTTGCTGGTGGCAGTGGCATGGGGGCTGCAGCTGCACGCAAGCTGGCAGAGGACGGATACAAGGTTGCTATCCTCTCCTCCTCAGGCAAAGGCGAGAAGCTGGCTGAAGAGCTGGGCGGTGTTGGCGTAACCGGCTCCAACCTTGAAACGGCCGACCTGCAGCGCCTTGTTGATGCAGCCATGGAAAAATGGGGCCGCATCGATACTGTTGTGAGCAGTGCTGGCCATGGCCCTAAAGGACCAATCCTTGAGCTGACAGATGAAGACTGGGCCAGAGGCATGGACTTCTATCTGATGAACGTTGTCCGCATCACCCGCCTTGTAACGCCAATCATGGAAGCACAGGGCAAAGGCAGCTTTGTCAACATTTCCACCTATGCGCTGTTTGAGCCTGAAGAACTGTTCCCAACCTCTGGCGTGTTCAGAGCGGGCCTTGCTGCTTTCACGAAGCTGTTTGCGGACAAGTATGCGGCTTCAAACATCCGTATGAACAATGTACTGCCAGGCTTCATTGATAGTTTGCCAGAGAAAGAAGAGCGCCGGAATCGCATTCCGATGGGCCGCTATGGCACTTCTCAGGAAGTGGCAGATCTGATTTCTTTCCTTGCCGGAGACACCTCCAGCTACATGACAGGGCAAAATATCCGCATTGATGGCGGAATTACGCGTTCAATCTAG
- a CDS encoding GNAT family N-acetyltransferase, producing the protein MQADVVTSEELAAVKQSSATKALQNPSVRVLQSPVEVADIQQHWRKLEQSAKGNAVFQSYAWTMAMLENPSAVQSAKIFAVYDQQNLIAVLPLRIEKQKSLKALTGLGEPFQQYSEMLLEPGYKPAEVLNLLKPHLQKAGADIIHLRQIREGGALYDFASAQFTEVGETDGAPWLELNQWDSFEDYLKSISARSRKTIRNQRNRLHKSAGLTHRVIRQGDPELETMVLRTLKGRENWVEAMGYSSRALEGDGLQQLLLSLSKGPAKGCELIAFELKHGDLPISTEWGFLFEGCYSAYMADWNPDYEQSSPGKLHQMDVIEACFALGIDKIDFLKPASRYKMTWTLEVASVFDAVSPLSFKGQLYASLWLKNLRPLAKRIILTLPKGPRALLMSTVKKIIG; encoded by the coding sequence TTGCAGGCAGATGTTGTCACATCGGAAGAGCTTGCTGCTGTAAAGCAAAGCTCAGCAACAAAAGCACTCCAGAACCCATCGGTGCGCGTGCTGCAGTCTCCTGTTGAAGTCGCTGACATCCAGCAGCACTGGCGCAAACTGGAGCAATCCGCCAAGGGCAATGCGGTCTTCCAAAGCTATGCCTGGACCATGGCGATGCTTGAAAATCCTTCAGCGGTTCAGTCCGCCAAGATCTTCGCGGTCTATGATCAGCAAAACCTGATCGCGGTTTTGCCGCTGCGCATTGAAAAGCAAAAGTCCCTGAAAGCACTGACAGGCCTGGGCGAACCCTTCCAACAGTACTCCGAGATGCTGCTGGAACCCGGTTACAAACCAGCTGAAGTGCTCAACCTCCTGAAGCCACATCTGCAAAAGGCCGGAGCGGATATCATCCACCTACGCCAGATCAGAGAAGGTGGCGCTCTCTATGATTTTGCCAGCGCTCAGTTCACTGAAGTTGGCGAAACAGACGGCGCGCCATGGCTGGAGCTAAACCAGTGGGACAGCTTCGAGGATTATCTCAAGTCCATCTCCGCCCGGTCCCGCAAAACCATCCGCAACCAGCGTAACCGCCTACACAAATCAGCAGGCTTGACGCATCGCGTGATCCGTCAGGGAGACCCTGAACTGGAAACCATGGTTCTGCGCACTCTGAAGGGCCGTGAGAACTGGGTCGAAGCCATGGGATACTCTTCCCGCGCTTTGGAAGGTGATGGCCTGCAGCAACTCCTGCTGTCGTTGAGCAAAGGCCCCGCAAAAGGCTGCGAGCTCATTGCATTCGAGCTGAAACACGGTGATCTCCCAATCTCAACCGAATGGGGCTTCCTGTTCGAAGGCTGCTACTCCGCCTACATGGCAGACTGGAATCCGGACTACGAACAATCCAGCCCCGGCAAACTCCATCAGATGGATGTCATCGAAGCCTGCTTTGCACTTGGGATTGATAAGATCGACTTCCTCAAGCCAGCCTCCCGCTACAAGATGACATGGACCTTAGAAGTCGCCAGCGTCTTCGATGCCGTCAGCCCGCTCTCCTTCAAAGGCCAACTCTACGCCAGCCTCTGGCTCAAGAACCTGCGCCCTCTGGCAAAACGCATCATCCTCACCCTGCCCAAAGGCCCACGAGCCCTCCTGATGAGCACCGTCAAGAAAATCATCGGTTAA
- the rpsA gene encoding 30S ribosomal protein S1, whose translation MENQNFAAEDFAALLEESFATSDLYEGTVVKGTVVAIEKDLAVIDVGLKVEGRVPLKEFGAKGRDGEMSVGDEVEVYLERVENAMGEAVLSRDKARREESWVRLEVAFEAGEKVTGQIFNQVKGGFTVDLDGAVAFLPRSQVDIRPVRDVTPLMHTPQPFQILKMDKRRGNIVVSRRTVLEETRAEQRSELVQSLEEGQTVEGVVKNITDYGAFVDLGGIDGLLHVTDIAWRRINHPSEVLTIGQTVKVQIVRVNQETHRISLGMKQLETDPWDGIEAKYPLDAKFSGRVTNITDYGAFVELEPGIEGLIHVSEMSWTKKNVHPGKIVSTSQEVEVVILEVDASKRRISLGLKQTLQNPWEAFAQQYPINATVEGEVKNKTEFGLFIGLEGDVDGMVHLSDLDWNRPGEQVIEEYKKGDVVKAVVLDVDVEKERISLGIKQLDADPFESAGDVRKGAIVKCEVTEIKDGGLDVKLVDGDLSAFIRRADLSRERGEQDPTRFNVGDVIEARVTQFDKKTRRVGVSIKALEIAEEKEAVAQYGSSDASSSLGDILAAAMKKQSDDE comes from the coding sequence ATGGAAAATCAGAACTTTGCTGCTGAAGACTTTGCAGCTCTGTTGGAAGAATCTTTTGCGACTTCCGACCTTTACGAAGGCACCGTTGTAAAAGGCACCGTTGTTGCTATCGAAAAAGACCTCGCAGTTATCGACGTAGGTCTGAAGGTTGAAGGTCGCGTTCCTCTGAAGGAATTCGGCGCTAAAGGCCGTGACGGCGAAATGTCCGTTGGTGACGAAGTAGAAGTTTACCTTGAGCGCGTTGAAAACGCGATGGGTGAAGCTGTTCTGTCCCGCGACAAAGCACGCCGCGAAGAAAGCTGGGTTCGCCTGGAAGTTGCTTTCGAAGCTGGCGAAAAAGTTACTGGTCAGATCTTCAACCAGGTCAAAGGTGGCTTCACCGTCGATCTGGATGGCGCAGTAGCATTCCTGCCACGCTCTCAGGTAGACATCCGTCCAGTACGCGACGTTACTCCTCTGATGCACACTCCACAGCCTTTCCAGATCCTGAAAATGGACAAGCGTCGTGGTAACATCGTTGTATCTCGCCGTACCGTTCTGGAAGAAACACGCGCAGAACAGCGCTCTGAACTCGTTCAGAGCCTGGAAGAAGGTCAGACCGTTGAGGGTGTTGTTAAGAACATCACCGACTACGGTGCATTCGTTGACCTGGGCGGCATCGACGGCCTCCTGCACGTTACCGACATTGCATGGCGTCGTATCAACCACCCAAGCGAAGTACTGACCATCGGTCAGACCGTGAAGGTGCAGATCGTTCGTGTGAACCAGGAAACACACCGCATCAGCCTCGGCATGAAGCAGCTGGAAACCGATCCATGGGATGGCATCGAAGCCAAGTACCCACTGGACGCGAAGTTCTCCGGTCGTGTTACCAACATCACCGACTACGGTGCATTCGTAGAACTGGAGCCAGGTATCGAAGGCCTGATCCACGTCTCCGAAATGTCCTGGACCAAGAAGAACGTACACCCAGGCAAGATCGTTTCTACTTCTCAGGAAGTTGAAGTGGTTATCCTGGAAGTTGACGCTTCTAAGCGCCGTATCTCCCTGGGCCTCAAGCAGACTCTGCAGAACCCATGGGAAGCATTCGCTCAGCAGTACCCAATTAACGCAACCGTTGAAGGTGAAGTTAAGAACAAGACCGAATTCGGTCTGTTCATCGGTCTCGAAGGCGATGTTGACGGCATGGTTCACCTGTCCGATCTGGACTGGAACCGTCCGGGCGAGCAGGTCATCGAAGAGTACAAGAAGGGCGACGTTGTTAAAGCAGTCGTTCTTGACGTTGACGTTGAGAAAGAGCGCATCTCTCTCGGCATCAAACAGCTCGACGCTGATCCGTTCGAATCCGCTGGCGACGTTCGCAAGGGCGCAATCGTTAAGTGTGAAGTGACTGAAATCAAAGACGGTGGTCTCGACGTTAAACTCGTAGACGGCGACCTCTCTGCATTCATCCGTCGCGCTGACCTGTCCCGTGAACGCGGTGAGCAGGATCCAACACGCTTTAACGTTGGCGACGTAATCGAAGCTCGCGTTACTCAGTTCGACAAGAAGACCCGCCGCGTTGGTGTATCCATCAAGGCACTGGAAATTGCTGAAGAAAAAGAAGCAGTTGCACAGTACGGTTCTTCCGACGCTTCCTCTTCTCTCGGCGACATCCTCGCTGCAGCTATGAAGAAGCAGTCCGACGACGAATAA
- the cmk gene encoding (d)CMP kinase, with translation MIIALDGPAASGKGTLARQLAEHFGLRHLDTGLTYRAVAAALLARGLPLGDEAVAISVAQNLDLGNLDRNQLSAHEIGEAASRIAVLSGLREELVRLQRTFAEQEPGAVLDGRDIGTVVCPDATAKLFITASPAARAKRRTDELNGKGIPADFNEILVDLERRDERDSTRKDSPLKPAENAHLLDTTEMDIDSAFRAAVDIIERARNSAVS, from the coding sequence ATGATTATTGCTCTGGATGGACCAGCGGCATCTGGCAAGGGAACACTCGCACGCCAGCTCGCTGAGCATTTTGGACTTCGCCATCTGGATACCGGTTTGACGTATCGTGCTGTTGCCGCTGCGCTGCTTGCGCGCGGCCTGCCACTTGGTGATGAAGCTGTAGCCATCTCCGTTGCTCAAAACCTTGATCTGGGCAATCTGGACCGCAATCAGCTCTCCGCTCATGAGATTGGAGAAGCAGCTTCTCGTATTGCTGTTCTTTCTGGTCTGCGTGAGGAACTGGTGCGCCTTCAGCGTACGTTCGCTGAGCAGGAGCCAGGTGCTGTTCTTGATGGCCGAGACATCGGCACTGTTGTGTGCCCTGATGCGACTGCGAAACTGTTCATTACGGCCTCTCCGGCAGCGCGTGCAAAGCGCCGGACGGACGAGTTGAATGGCAAGGGAATTCCAGCAGATTTTAATGAAATCCTAGTAGATCTGGAGCGCCGTGACGAGCGCGATAGCACCCGAAAAGACTCTCCATTAAAACCCGCGGAAAATGCACACTTGCTTGATACGACAGAAATGGATATAGACTCCGCATTTCGTGCGGCTGTGGATATCATCGAACGCGCCCGGAATTCAGCTGTTTCATAA
- the aroA gene encoding 3-phosphoshikimate 1-carboxyvinyltransferase: protein MSHNSSPQIVTAHSGSPLNGKIKVPGDKSISHRSLMFGALALGKTTISGLLESEDVIGTANAMNAVGAKCVRQEDDTWTVDGVGLGSLMEPEAPIDFGNAGTGVRLAMGIFASHPIAVTMTGDASLSGRPMGRVLNPLREMGVQVVARNGDRLPASIRGSDTPIPITYRVPMASAQVKSAVLLAGLNTAGTTTVIEPVATRDHTEKMLVGFGAELNVEINESGERVITLQGQPKLQPQHITVPGDPSSAAFPIVAALITPGSDVTVEGVLLNEHRIGLITSLLEMGADITISNERESGGEKIGDIRAKYSKLKGITVPADRAPSMIDEYPILSVAAAFAQGETVMLGLEELRVKESDRLAAVARGLEANGIPCVEKQDSLTVTGGANNIGGGTVATHLDHRIAMSFLILGLAAHKPVQVDDAAPIATSFPTFLSMFGELGGKLENKNEEAA from the coding sequence ATGTCCCATAATTCGTCACCGCAAATTGTGACCGCTCACAGTGGCTCTCCGCTTAACGGCAAGATCAAAGTTCCTGGTGACAAGTCTATCTCCCACCGTTCCCTCATGTTTGGCGCTTTGGCACTGGGCAAAACCACCATCTCTGGTCTACTCGAATCAGAGGATGTAATTGGTACTGCAAACGCAATGAATGCAGTGGGAGCCAAGTGTGTTCGTCAGGAAGATGATACATGGACGGTTGATGGTGTTGGACTGGGTAGCCTGATGGAGCCGGAAGCTCCAATCGACTTCGGAAATGCGGGTACTGGTGTACGTTTGGCAATGGGCATCTTTGCGAGCCATCCTATTGCTGTCACCATGACTGGTGATGCCTCCCTGTCTGGACGCCCAATGGGCCGCGTCCTTAACCCACTGCGCGAGATGGGTGTTCAGGTTGTGGCCCGTAATGGCGATCGCCTGCCAGCGTCTATCCGCGGCAGCGACACTCCTATTCCAATCACATATCGTGTGCCAATGGCCTCTGCACAGGTTAAGTCCGCAGTGCTGCTGGCTGGTTTGAACACTGCTGGTACAACAACCGTTATCGAGCCTGTGGCAACTCGTGACCACACCGAGAAGATGCTCGTTGGTTTTGGTGCAGAGCTGAACGTTGAGATCAACGAAAGCGGTGAGCGTGTGATTACCCTGCAGGGGCAGCCAAAGCTGCAGCCGCAGCACATTACTGTTCCTGGCGATCCATCTTCTGCAGCATTCCCGATTGTAGCTGCGTTGATCACCCCTGGCTCTGATGTGACCGTTGAAGGCGTGCTCCTGAACGAGCATCGTATTGGACTTATTACTAGTCTGCTTGAAATGGGCGCTGATATTACCATCTCGAATGAACGGGAAAGTGGTGGAGAGAAGATTGGCGACATTCGCGCCAAGTATTCGAAACTGAAGGGTATTACGGTTCCAGCGGACCGCGCGCCTTCCATGATCGACGAATACCCAATTCTGTCTGTTGCCGCTGCCTTTGCTCAGGGTGAGACTGTTATGCTCGGTCTTGAAGAGCTGCGTGTGAAGGAGTCAGATCGTCTGGCTGCTGTAGCACGTGGTCTGGAAGCAAATGGTATTCCGTGCGTTGAAAAACAGGACAGTCTGACTGTTACTGGTGGTGCTAACAATATTGGCGGTGGTACTGTTGCTACACATCTGGATCACCGGATCGCAATGAGTTTCCTTATTCTGGGGCTCGCTGCTCACAAGCCGGTTCAAGTTGATGATGCAGCACCAATCGCAACAAGCTTCCCGACCTTCCTCTCCATGTTTGGTGAGCTGGGTGGCAAGCTTGAAAATAAGAATGAGGAAGCTGCATGA
- a CDS encoding TIGR02300 family protein, whose amino-acid sequence MARPELGTKRLCAACGAKYYDLNRDPIICPKCGDMFDLGMTAKTAKAVKAVQKEEAEEALVKDDAELVSLEEADAEASGEDIPDLDEDGISDDISGDDSDVFLDDEDDEDASVPGIVVSRDDDES is encoded by the coding sequence GTGGCAAGACCGGAACTCGGAACCAAGCGCCTGTGCGCGGCGTGTGGCGCTAAATACTATGATTTGAACCGTGACCCAATCATCTGCCCTAAGTGTGGCGATATGTTTGATCTGGGCATGACAGCGAAGACCGCAAAAGCTGTAAAAGCTGTTCAGAAAGAAGAAGCTGAGGAAGCATTGGTCAAAGACGATGCAGAATTGGTATCTCTGGAAGAAGCTGATGCAGAGGCATCTGGCGAAGATATTCCTGATCTGGATGAAGATGGTATCAGCGATGACATCTCTGGCGATGACTCCGATGTATTCCTGGATGATGAAGACGACGAAGACGCTTCCGTTCCAGGTATCGTAGTAAGCCGCGACGACGACGAAAGCTAA